From a single Arachis hypogaea cultivar Tifrunner chromosome 3, arahy.Tifrunner.gnm2.J5K5, whole genome shotgun sequence genomic region:
- the LOC112790262 gene encoding uncharacterized protein, which translates to MHWWPENFESKLQGILINGQFPGPTINAVTNNLKIPRDELEVNLKSWTVSSISSFQNIYFLGDFLSELEIMAHVSHTNTAKLVGYGVEGGMHLVLELSEKRSLASVLYGSKEKLPWSIR; encoded by the exons ATGCACTGGTGGCCAGAGAATTTCGAATCTAAATTGCAG GGGATCTTGATTAATGGACAATTTCCAGGGCCCACTATAAATGCGGTTACAAACAATTTAAAAATACCAAGGGATGAATTGGAAGTGAATCTCAAGAGTTGGACTGTTAGCTCAATATCTAGCTTTCAGAATATTTACTTTTTGG GTGACTTCTTATCAGAACTTGAAATCATGGCTCATGTAAGCCACACCAACACTGCTAAATTGGTTGGTTATGGTGTGGAAGGTGGAATGCATCTGGTTCTTGAATTGTCTGAAAAAAGAAGCCTAGCTTCCGTTCTTTATG GGTCCAAGGAGAAGCTTCCGTGGTCTATTAGGTAG